The genome window TCTGGCAGACGAGTACATCAACCACATTGAGCGGTTTGGTCACTGGAAGGACAGTGCCATCCGCTTGGATGGACGGGCTGTTAAGGCCTTAACGCGACTCTTCCTCATGAACTGGTACATCAACCGTGGGGAAATCGAGGATTTTGACCGCTACCATATTGAAAACAAGGCTGTCGAAGGCGAAGGGCTCTACATTCCCTATGGGAGTGGACCAAAGCCAATTTACAAGTCGCAGGTCGGAAAGACGGTCTATCAAAATATGATCAACCTGGCGACGGATTACGTCTATATCACGACTCCTTACTTGATCATCGATTATGATTTGACAGAGGATATCCGCAATGCGGCCCTTCGTGGGGTGGATGTTCGCATCGTGACTCCGCATATTCCAGATAAAAAATTGATCCAAATCGTTACGCGTGGGGCTTATTTAGATTTGATGGATGCAGGAGTGAAGATCTATGAGTACACACCTGGTTTTGTCCACAGCAAGCAAGTCCTAGCAGATGATGAAATGGCGGTTGTGGGATCGATTAACTTTGACTACCGCAGTCTGGTCCATCACTATGAAAATGCGGTTTGGATGTATCGGACGCCTGCTCTGAAAGAGATTCGGGCGGATTTTGACAACATCTTTGAAGTATCCCAAGAAATCACTGAAGATACCTTCCGCTTTACATGGCACCAAAGCTTAATCAAGGAAATTATGCAATTGTTCGCACCGATGTTGTAATAGGTGTGAGCATACAGAAGAAAGAGTCAGAAGCTGAGAGATCTGACTCTTTTTCCATAGGACTATGTGGCAAGAGGCTGACATGGTCGGCAGAATTTGGTATACTAGAGAAGATAATGGGCTTTTTTCTAAAAGGAAAGAGCAGAGGAACATGGAAGAAAAGGAAAAAGAATGAGCGAAAAAGAGCAAGAAATGACTTCGAAAAAGTTAGGGCTTCATGTGGGAGACAGTTTTCAGGATACACGTGAAATTCGCGAAGTGCTAGATAAATCAGTCTTTCGTGAAGAAGAGCCGACTCATAGCCAGCAGACAGAAGTCTTGGAGGAGCCGGTTGCAATGGAGGCATCAGAGGAAATTAGTGATGCCAAGCCAGAAGCAGTAGCAGAACCTACACAAGAATTGGAACAAGAAGCGGAGCAACCGCTCAGTCGGATGAGTCGTCGTTCACGTAAGGCGGGAGTTGAAGCGACAAAAGCGGAAGCATCTAAGGTAGAAGAGGATACGGAAGAGCTAGAAGCGGATGTGGCAGTTGAGCCGATCCGTCGTCAATCCAAGCGTCCAGTGCCCCTAGCGATTCCTTTTGTGTTGAGTCTCTTAATTAGTTTGCTGCATGTCGGGGTGCCATTTTTAACCCGTTTTGCAACCAATCAACAATCTCAAAACTTGTATGCTGGCTGGGCAATGACCAAGGGTCAAGTGCCGTTTGGTGATTTTTACGGAACCAATGGTCTCCTCTATTATGCGATCAACTGGTTGGGAAGTTTAGCGGGTGGACATTGGATCTTGATGATCCTCCAAGCGATTGCCCTCTTCTTTGCGGGTACTTATCTCTATCGTGTTGTGCGCCTGTTGGTGTCTGATAAAGATACAGCCAAGAATGTCCAGTTACTCTTTTATTTCTTGGTGTTAGGCCTTGGTTTTGGAGGGACTTATGTGACCTTCTTTAGCCTTCCAATCCTATTTGCCAGCATGAATTTCATTTTGGCTTATCTGATTGGGCATCGTAAGGACGAAGGCTTTATCCTTTACGGTGCGATTGCGGCCGTGGCTTTCTTGATTGATCCGATGACCAGTGCCCTGTTTTATTTATTGGCCTTCCTTGGTTTAACAGCCTTTAATATCAAGCAGAAGAGATGGGCGCGTGGTTTTTATCAACTGTTGGCAGCTCTCCTTGGTTTTTCACTCGTCTTTTATCCAATTGGCTATATCACCGTTTTGAATCAGACTTTTGGTTATGCCATTAACCAAGTGACCTATGTCTTTAATGCCTTGAATTTCACCAATGGACAGACCTTCAGTAACGTCATTTATTACGGACTGTTGGCGCTCGCCTTTGGTCTGGTCTCTGCCTTCTTGATGTCCTTTACGAAGCAAAATAGCAGTGCTCGCCGGATCTTCCGCTTTATGGGATGGGCAGGTAGCCTGGTAGTCCTCATCGTGTCTATTGGTCTTCCTGAACAGGGAGCTTACCAATTGTTACCGATGTTGCCATTTGTTCTTCCTTTGTTTGCGATCTGGTTCTCACGAGATGGGGAAGAAAACGACGGGATCGAACGTCGTGGTCGGAAGAAGAAAAACAAGGAAGTTTGGGCCGCTTACTTTACGAGCCAAGTTTTCTTACCGCTAGTAGCCCTCGTCTATCTCTTGGCGAATCCAGTGGTTCAAGATGTCGTGCTTCAGTCTGGTCAATCGAGTGAACGGAGTGCTATTGCCAGCTACATTAAAAATCACACCAAGTCGAAAGATACCATCTATGCTTGGGATGCGACAGCTACTCTCTATCAAGAAAGCGATCGTTTGGCAGCTTCTGCCTTATTGACCCCAACTTCTTATCTAGGGATTAATGAAAATCGGACCAATGTGATCCAACAAATCGATCGGTCTGAACCTAAGTATATTGTGGTCAACAATCAGGTGGAGTTGACCTCTAAAATGAAAGACTTGCTCAAAGAAAATTATCGTCTCGTTGAGAAGAAATACCGTCATTTCAAACTCTATCAACGCTCTTAATAAAATCAATATCTTGTGTTTTAGAAAGTTTTTTAGAATTTTCACCACAAGATATTGATTTTTATTTTTGGAGTGGTATAATACAACTTGTATGTAAATAAATGAAGAGAGGCATGTTTGGTATGATCACCTTGAGAGAAGAAAAACTGAGAATGGCCCCGGATATTTTTGTTGAAAAACGAGATGGCCGCCGTGTTCAATTCGATGTTGAAAAAATTTATAAAGCCTTGTTGAAGGCGACAGAAGAAGTGACTTCTCTCACTCCAGTGATGGAAGCCAAACTAGAAGCTATTGTCGATCGTGTGATCGCAGAGATCTTGGAACGTTTTCCAAATGGCGTGAAGATCTATGAGATCCAAAATGTTGTCGAACATGAATTGCTTCAAGCCAATGAATATGCGATTGCTGAGAGCTACATTACTTATCGGACTCAGCGGGATTTTGAGCGCTCAAAAGCGACAGATATCAACTTTACGATTGGAAAACTCCTCAACAAGGACCAAGCGGTTGTCAATGAAAATGCCAATAAGGACAGCGATGTCTTTAATACGCAACGGGACTTGACGGCAGGGATTGTTGGTAAGTCTATTGGTCTCAAAATGTTGCCCAAACACGTAGCCAATGCCCATCAAAAAGGGGATATTCACTACCATGATTTGGACTATAGTCCTTATACACCGATGACTAACTGCTGTTTGATCGATTTTGAGGGCATGCTCAGAAATGGCTTTAAGATTGGGAATGCAGAAGTAGAAAGTCCTAAATCCATCCAAACTGCAACGGCACAAATCTCGCAGATTATTGCCAATGTAGCTTCTAGTCAGTACGGGGGCTGTTCAGCTGACCGGATCGATGAGGTCCTGGCCCCTTATGCAGAAAAGAACTACCAAAAACACTTGGCAGATGCCAAAGAGTGGGTGCTTCCTGAAAAGCAAGAGGACTATGCTTGGAGCAAGACTCAAAAAGATATCTATGATGCCATGCAATCGCTGGAATATGAGATCAATACCCTCTTTACCTCGAACGGACAAACTCCCTTTACTTCGCTTGGTTTTGGTCTTGGAACCAATCGCTTCGAGCGGGAAATCCAAAAGGCGATTTTGGAAATTAGAATCAAGGGACTTGGATCGGAACATCGGACAGCGATCTTTCCAAAACTGATCTTTACCCTCAAGCGGGGGCTCAACCTAGAACCTGGAACCCCTAACTATGATATCAAGCAATTGGCCTTGGAATGTGCAACGAAGCGTATGTATCCAGACGTTTTGTCTTATGACAAGATTGTCGAGTTGACAGGCTCTTTCAAGGTGCCGATGGGATGTCGTTCTTTCCTTCAAGGTTGGAAGGATGAAAATGGTGTGGAAGTTAATTCTGGCCGGATGAATCTAGGGGTTGTGACAGTCAATTTACCTCGGATTGCCTTGGAATCGGGAGGAGACAAGGAGAAGTTCTGGCAAATCTTTAATGAACGGATGAACATCGCTGAAGATGCCTTGGTTTACCGGGTGGAACGCACCAAAGAAGCAACACCAGCCAATGCGCCGATTCTCTACCAATATGGGGCTTTCGGGAAACGCTTGGGCAAATATGACCAGGTAGATCAGCTCTTCCGTCATCGCAGAGCAACCGTTTCTCTTGGCTATATCGGACTCTATGAAGTCGCAACCGTCTTTTATGGTCCAAATTGGGAACACAATCCAGAAGCCAAACAATTCACGATCGATATCATCAAGGATATGAAAGCGCGCGTGGAAGAATGGTCTGACCAGTATGATTACCACTTCTCTATCTATTCGACTCCGTCAGAAAGCTTGACAGACCGCTTCTGTCGCCTAGATACGGAGAAATTTGGTAAGGTTCGGGATATCACAGACAAGGAATACTACACCAATAGTTTCCACTACGATGTTCGTAAGAACCCAACGCCATTTGAGAAGTTGGATTTTGAAAAAGTTTATCCTGAAGCTGGAGCTTCTGGTGGCTTTATCCACTATTGTGAATACCCTGTGCTCCAACAAAATCCAAAAGCCCTTGAGGCGGTTTGGGATTATGCCTATGATCGGGTCGGTTATCTCGGAACCAATACGCCGATTGACCGTTGTTACAAGTGTGATTTTGAAGGAGATTTCACGCCGACTGAGCGCGGATTTGCTTGTCCAAACTGTGGCAATAGCGATCCGAAAACGGTTGATGTGGTCAAACGGACCTGTGGTTATCTAGGAAACCCGCAAGCTCGTCCCATGGTCAATGGCCGTCATAAGGAAATCGCTGCGCGGGTCAAACACATGAATGGATCTACTATCAAATCAGCTGGGCACCAAGTGACAGATTAGAAAAGGATATTATGGGAAAATACCAATTAGATGATAAGGGTAAGGCTCAGGTTCAACGATTCCACGAGAAGCATTCAAAGGGTGGAATCAATAAAAAAGACCAAGTAGCCAGCCTGAGAGAACAATTTTTAAATAAGAATAAGAAAAAGTGAGAGTTCGCTCTCGCTTTTCTCTTATGGGGAGGGAATGATGGAATTACGCAGACCGACTTTAGCAGATAAAGAAACTATTTTAAACATGATGGCAGAGTTCGAAGAGACCCGATCAGCGCACGACGGCGGCTTTTGGGATGCTGAGAACTTTGATTATGAGGAGTGGCTAGAAACTAACCTTAATAAAGAAATGGGAATAAATTTGCCTGAAAATCGCGTTCCATCAATTCAGTTCGTATTGTTTGATGAATCAGGTCATGCTTTAGGTTTTTTGAATCTACGGCTGAGACTAAATGAGGGATTGCTGAATTATGCTGGTCATATCGGTTATTCCATCCGCCCTTCTGAAAGAGGCAAGGGTTATGCCAAGGAGGCTCTCCGTCAAGGTCTGCAAGTAGCTAAAGAAAAGAACATCCATCGTGCTCTGGTGACTTGTAGCACGGACAATCCGGCCAGCCGAGCGGTTATCTTAGCCAATGGCGGTCAATTTGAAGATGTTCGAAATGGAACGGAGCGGTATTGGATAGAGGTGGAGTAGAAGGATGACATGGAATACACCAAAACCAGGCGAATGGAAGAGTGAGGAACTGAGTCAAGGGCGCATCATTGATTACAAGGCTTTTAACTTTGTCGATGGCGAAGGGGTGCGCAATTCCCTTTATGTGGCCGGGTGCATGTTTCACTGTGAGGGTTGTTACAATGTAGCGACCTGGTCTTTCAATGCAGGCATTCCCTATACCCAAGAGTTAGAAGAGCAGATCATGGAAGATCTGGCCCAACCCTATGTCCAAGGCTTAACCTTGCTAGGAGGAGAGCCATTTCTTAATACAGGTATTCTTTTACCCCTTGTAAAACGTATTCGGAAA of Streptococcus sp. S5 contains these proteins:
- a CDS encoding glycosyltransferase family protein, which encodes MSEKEQEMTSKKLGLHVGDSFQDTREIREVLDKSVFREEEPTHSQQTEVLEEPVAMEASEEISDAKPEAVAEPTQELEQEAEQPLSRMSRRSRKAGVEATKAEASKVEEDTEELEADVAVEPIRRQSKRPVPLAIPFVLSLLISLLHVGVPFLTRFATNQQSQNLYAGWAMTKGQVPFGDFYGTNGLLYYAINWLGSLAGGHWILMILQAIALFFAGTYLYRVVRLLVSDKDTAKNVQLLFYFLVLGLGFGGTYVTFFSLPILFASMNFILAYLIGHRKDEGFILYGAIAAVAFLIDPMTSALFYLLAFLGLTAFNIKQKRWARGFYQLLAALLGFSLVFYPIGYITVLNQTFGYAINQVTYVFNALNFTNGQTFSNVIYYGLLALAFGLVSAFLMSFTKQNSSARRIFRFMGWAGSLVVLIVSIGLPEQGAYQLLPMLPFVLPLFAIWFSRDGEENDGIERRGRKKKNKEVWAAYFTSQVFLPLVALVYLLANPVVQDVVLQSGQSSERSAIASYIKNHTKSKDTIYAWDATATLYQESDRLAASALLTPTSYLGINENRTNVIQQIDRSEPKYIVVNNQVELTSKMKDLLKENYRLVEKKYRHFKLYQRS
- the nrdD gene encoding anaerobic ribonucleoside-triphosphate reductase; amino-acid sequence: MITLREEKLRMAPDIFVEKRDGRRVQFDVEKIYKALLKATEEVTSLTPVMEAKLEAIVDRVIAEILERFPNGVKIYEIQNVVEHELLQANEYAIAESYITYRTQRDFERSKATDINFTIGKLLNKDQAVVNENANKDSDVFNTQRDLTAGIVGKSIGLKMLPKHVANAHQKGDIHYHDLDYSPYTPMTNCCLIDFEGMLRNGFKIGNAEVESPKSIQTATAQISQIIANVASSQYGGCSADRIDEVLAPYAEKNYQKHLADAKEWVLPEKQEDYAWSKTQKDIYDAMQSLEYEINTLFTSNGQTPFTSLGFGLGTNRFEREIQKAILEIRIKGLGSEHRTAIFPKLIFTLKRGLNLEPGTPNYDIKQLALECATKRMYPDVLSYDKIVELTGSFKVPMGCRSFLQGWKDENGVEVNSGRMNLGVVTVNLPRIALESGGDKEKFWQIFNERMNIAEDALVYRVERTKEATPANAPILYQYGAFGKRLGKYDQVDQLFRHRRATVSLGYIGLYEVATVFYGPNWEHNPEAKQFTIDIIKDMKARVEEWSDQYDYHFSIYSTPSESLTDRFCRLDTEKFGKVRDITDKEYYTNSFHYDVRKNPTPFEKLDFEKVYPEAGASGGFIHYCEYPVLQQNPKALEAVWDYAYDRVGYLGTNTPIDRCYKCDFEGDFTPTERGFACPNCGNSDPKTVDVVKRTCGYLGNPQARPMVNGRHKEIAARVKHMNGSTIKSAGHQVTD
- a CDS encoding GNAT family N-acetyltransferase; translated protein: MELRRPTLADKETILNMMAEFEETRSAHDGGFWDAENFDYEEWLETNLNKEMGINLPENRVPSIQFVLFDESGHALGFLNLRLRLNEGLLNYAGHIGYSIRPSERGKGYAKEALRQGLQVAKEKNIHRALVTCSTDNPASRAVILANGGQFEDVRNGTERYWIEVE
- the nrdG gene encoding anaerobic ribonucleoside-triphosphate reductase activating protein — translated: MTWNTPKPGEWKSEELSQGRIIDYKAFNFVDGEGVRNSLYVAGCMFHCEGCYNVATWSFNAGIPYTQELEEQIMEDLAQPYVQGLTLLGGEPFLNTGILLPLVKRIRKELPEKDIWSWTGYTWEEMMLETPDKLELLSLIDILVDGRYDKSKRNLMLQFRGSSNQRIIDVQKSLKEGKVVIWDKLNDGKESFEQVKRDDLL